TAAGTTTGAAGAAAAACCTTGCATTTGCAACTGAAAATGggttatttctttgttttgaagaatAGGAGAAATTGATGCCTTTGTTTGGTTATGTTTTGAAAGATAGCGAATGTTAAGGGCCTTTTGCTTGGcggaaatgaaaaaaagtttGGACAGATAATTTCATTTCCATGTGTCGAGGCTTGTTGTTTTTTTGATAGTTTTCAGTAGTTAAATATGCTATTACCTTGCCTATTGTTTCTCCATGTAACTTTCATTTGTtctctttttgaaaacaaaaatcaaaatttccattgctttcctccattttctctgTTTTTGGTGGTAATCAAAGGGAGATGGTTGTGGATATATTTGTTCTGATGAATTTTTGTATCATTAAGTTTGGTTGGGAAATATGACTATATGAGCTACTTATGcctgaaattcatttttctgtTCTGGGAAGAATTTACCTGGAAACATTTTCCATTGGTGAATTGAATGGTGGCTTTTCCAAATGAAACCTGTGGTGATTTAAAAGAATGGATTTCAAGAATGCACAATTTTGTCGGTAAAAAATAAGTAGAGTCTATACAAAATACCTGATCTGTTTATATCATAGAGCCCAGATAGGGAgtgttaaaaattttagtttaggATCTTGAAGAATTTGATTACTCTGcagtgaatatttttttttaatgataatttttcATACTTTCCTTTTGAAATGTTAATAGCATGGTTTATAGATATGCTTTCAGGACATGTAGGAAGAGAATTGATTGGACGAGGACTTATTGTCTTAGTATTTCAGAATAGTATGGCAAAGGTTGCTACGGCTGGTCCTTTATCTTCTGACTCTTCGTTTTGGTGGGGGTTCTGGGAAGGTGGGGGCAGGAGTTAAAAGGAAGACACCATCGGAATTGAGAGTAAGTTTCTGAATTCGTGGTTTTGCTCTGTTCTCTCTATTCTCTACATTATTAGATGATAAATTGGGCATAAAATGAGTTTCTTTAGCCTTTTATATGGAAGATCTTGGCAGGTTGTgtcttcttttttaatttttaatttgttaatttgcaAGTTTTATGAGAATGAAGGAACATAGCCATTGCTCTACATGTTTGCTTCATATACAAAGAAAGGAAGATTACTCTGATTATCTACTTGTACACTCTCCTGGtgcaacaaagaaaataaaaaattgaatagcTCTGAGCATAGAAGTCATCTCTAAGAGTTCTTACCTTTAATCTTCATGGCGGATGAGATTGATGGTTTGAAATTGGGATTTGAGAATCTCAGAATTGGACTTGTCGTACCTGGTATCGAACTCGGTGTGGTTAGTATCGAGGCAAATACGACTTGGTTGAGTcattttgtggacccgcatttttcacgtgtgtccTCACTCaatggcgagactcgcttttgtttggtgaaaaattagttttggaaaagttggagttgccacttattttattttattttaaaaggggaaataaaataagaaagaaaaccctaaataagtgactccatagtttggGAAAAACAAGTCTTGAAAAAACCCGAGTTttggttcggggatcaggttacctattgggaaggtacctctaagaggtagcactcCTTTAAGCCTTAAAGAGGTTTCTACAAGCTAAGTTGAAggaaatgtgacaattaattagttGATTATGGATACCTAGGTAGGCCAAGGTGATTTCGAAACTAATAtgccaaaaaagaaatcaaaccaCAATCATAAAGGAGGGTTAGGGTGTGTACTTGGATTGTATCTCAAACGCTATcataagaaatcaaaattagcGCAGAAATATAGCATACAACTCAACATGCGCTTTATAAGAAATAATCGAATAGTCAAACAAATGTCAAGACACCCAAGTACTATCAAACATAGGCATAGTTCACAATGACATATATGTTCATGGAATTTCGAAATTAGAGAATAGAGATAGCGTACCTGGCTAGCAAGCATCAATGTCTCTATggaaaacaaggttagctcaataaTAGGTGTAAAACAATCTCGTGCATATCATCAagaggaatcaaaatcaattGATCACCAAACAACCATCTCACTTGAGTCAATATCAAAGAAGATGTCAAGAATGTTGGACCCCCCCACCAAGGTCCAAATTACTTTTGCATGAATTGGTTCAATGAgttccattatttggaaccaTGAAGTTCGTTCATGCTTGtttgaagaaaagagaaaattagttgaaaacAGTGAAAATGCATGCTAGAATGAAAATGACAGTAAGGAGTTTATTTAAATCTGGATTTTATGCCTAGGAAGGATCTAAATATGGATTTTTAAAACTGGAATTATTCAGTTGGAAAtggatttgaaaaatcaattcaaaactGTAAATTTtcaatccaagaaacaaaaagaggaagaagaagaggtgtGCACCAAGGTGGCCTTTGCTGGAGTAGGACTTGGGGGTCTGGCTGTGACTGCGTTGCTGGTGGTCGTGTGAAGAGACCTCTGTGTATTGATGGCATGACTGGAAAAGAACTGACCGTATTCATTCCAGAGCCCAAACTCACTGGGTTTGAGTGTATAATTTTATCAGCAAAGACATTCCAACCCAACTCTGGCTTCCTAGAATCACAACTTGCATTGCTAGCAGGAACTTGTGGTGAAGCAATTGAAGTCTAGCTCCAGATCTGATTCCCTTTCTGCCACTCATTCTCAAGTTTCAAGTCTTTGCTCAGAAATCCATCtgatttatcaattttctcACAGTTCACTTCTGGAATTTTATGTAGCTTAGATTCTGTGTCTCCTTGCTCATCCTGAGCTTCATTTCTTACCTCTTCGGTTATCCTAACCAGTCATCTGAAGCTTGCATGCGGGAGCTCACTGATTGATGCTCACATAGCCCACCTTCATCATTTTAAGATGTGACTGTGGCAATGGCAATAGTTCTGATCCGGGATGCTGCTTTGCTCAAAGAGGGCTCTCAGCTCTGTCTAGTGTCATTGATGATGGGCTATCTCACCTCCAGCACTAGGGATTGGAGAGCCTCTTCAAATATCCCAGCATCTAGGTGGCCCATTAATTTTCCATAGCCAGCTAGAGGACTATAAACCCGTAAATGCCCAGCTTCATCTTTCCACCTTGCTTTGAATTCCCATCATCAGCCTCCAAGAGTGAAACAGGGGCCTTGTCCAGTAGAAATGCCATCAATGAAATCAACAATTCTGTCTTCTTGGCATTCTTAACGTAAGCAATCTGTAGTAGATTCTTCTCACATCTTCCAAAACATCTTTGCTGTCATTCCCAAATTCCGTTGGCAGTAAAGCAGAATGAATGCTAAGTGAACTCCCTTGAAGCCACAGTACCGTATAAAGCAATAGGTAATCCTTTGGAAGACTGGGCAATCTTAGGCTGTGGCAAAAGCTTCAGTAGAGTTTCGATCCCTGACTTTCATGCAGATAATTGGTGAGCTTCTGAATTTTCCATTATTCTGTGGACTAGAGCCATCACGTGAAAGATGCAAAGTTGGATGAACCACTCATTACTGGCACCTGCTGTAGCCGAAATTGTCGAACTGACCAGACAGCAATGGCCATCAGACAACCCGGGCAACTTTTCCTACAACCCTTCTTGTCATGAGCAGAAATGTTCAGTGGCTCACATCAATTTTCAATGGCTTTCATGTCAGAAGAACCTGTGTTTTTAGGCTCTATCTTGAACAAAATATCACAAACAACTCCCTATGTCCAAAGTCACCGGAAACTGAAATCTCGACGAGTAGTGCGCTTTGAACCTTTTGGCATTTGTTTTAATTTGCACTTTGGGTACGAGTTCTGCTGAACCACACATAAATGACACTTTGGACAAGCCTGCTGCTTGTAGTGGAAGGCATGCTCTTCTCTCTTGAGTGGTATACTGATCATCCAGCTCCCATAGCCCAAATGCATGCATGAGGGCCTTCACCTCAGGTACAGATGAATTTATGGGAATTTAATACCAACACATGGGACTTCACTGATCTACAGCAGCTGACAACTTACGCTGCTGATGCTAGAATTGGCTTGGAATTACTGATTCATCGATACTAATCTCTTTGCAAGTGGTGTCGATAGgcaattcaaaaaatttcaaaattagatgACTGGGGAACTTTCTTTGTTTGGACATGAGTGCTATGGGCTGTTACAGTAGTCAGAACTTCTTGATGACACACCCCAGCTTGTTCTTGATTTTAGTCACGTGGATGGCATTACATCCAGGAACTTCACCAGAATTGGCCGAGCTTTCCTGAGAACAAAAAAAGAATCTGTGTTGTACCCAATTTCAGTAACCAGTTTACCCCTTGCCTCCCGTTTTCTTCCCAGCAGTTCAAGTCTCTTGAAAGTCTATTTGCTGGCGAATAGATGCAGGCTGGTAGCTAAGAGACTGGAAATGCCTCATATGATGTCCATTGACCTGAATGCATGAGGGTGAAGAAACGAAACATCTTTTAGTTCCTTTTCTCATCAGTTTCTGTAATCAACAAATTAGCCAAAATGCTCTTAGTTCTCTCCTGAGCATCACTTTCAGTTCTGCAATATGTCTTGCTCTCTTTTATTAGTAGAAATTCTGAAATGGTCAGAGCCATTCAAAGAGTCTGATATCTGTCAAAGTATGTTGAGCTAACAGTCCTGGAAACAAGCCAATTACCCCCCCGCCACAAATCAGTCGTAAGTGAAGTCTGTCCAGTTCTTCGCAGTACTAATGACCAGTGGGGCGGGATGATGCTGAGTGAAGCCTTCTATAGACCAGGGTATTGTGTAGAGCAATAGACATTACTTCAGAAGACTGGGCGAGATTAAGTCATGGCAGTAGCTTGAGTGGAAATTCAATCCCTGATTTTTCCACAAATAATCAGCAAGTTTCAGAATTTTCCTTGTTCTATGAACTGGGATCATCTCATGAAAGGTGCAAAGTTGGACGAATCACTCGTCACTGACGTCTACGGCAGCTGAATTTATTGTTGGCTATCATTTCTTTGTCTTCAAAAGTCATTTTCATTGCGGCAGTCCCGTTAAATCTTCCTGATGGCCCCCACATTTTCATCCCATGTTGAAGCAATTCTATCGACAATTTCGATAGTTATGTCAACACCAGTACTCCTTAATGAAAATACAGCAAAAGCTTTTCCACAACATTAGCCAAGGGAGCAAAAATCTCATTCATTGTTCACAAGGGAACATGATGCTGAAGCTTCTTTCACTTCCTTTAAGCCCTTGAGACAAATGGCACCGAGACCCTTAAGAACAAATGCGAGGGCCTTTGAAGAAGGGAGTATTCCTGCCACTATTGAAGATAAAAGGCATCAAGGTGATCCAGTTCATGCAAAGCAAAAAGACAAGTAGGGTCTTTATAGATAATGTCGGTCATGACAGTTATGGCTGAAAAAGTATCCTCCAAGGTTGACAGGTAATGAATTATACTGGGAACCTTGGGATCCTGTAGAATTTGCGGGAATACATGTGAGAGCCTCTGAAGGAGAAAGTATTCCAGCCGCTCCAATCATTTCTGCATTACCAAATACCAGTGACAAAGTAGCAAGTAAAGGATTATCATAAGGATTTGATGTCTAATATCCGTATCATGGATCTCAACTCTTGTCACTCCGATCTCAGTATGATATATTTGCTTATCCAGTATGAGATGCCATGTCAGGCGTGGCATTGAAGAGGACTATGGCAGTCTTTGCTGAAAATCAAGACCAACATATGCTGTAGGACTTCATGAGCCTGGATCAATAAAAGATGAACAGCAGCCCTGaattaataagaaaacaaaCGACAACTTGACCTTTGGCAATTGTGGCAGACCCTCTGAATCCTCATCAGCTATCAGACCCAGTAGACCCCCCTGTCATTTTGCTTACTTGGAGGTTCTTCAAGATCGTGGACCATGCCGACTCCGTTTTGCAGTCGATATACTTTTTTAAGATCAGCAGGAGCAACAATCTGAACTCAGAATCAGACCACCTATGACCGTTTGGTCATTGGATGAGAAAACCTCCAGGTCCTTTTTGAGGACATGTATTATAAGGACCCTTCCATAGCTTTCTTTATCCATTCCTTTGCCAAGTAATATGTTCTCTTCTATCTTGCCACTCTGAATTCAAGGAAAATGAGTACCAAATTAAACATCGTAACCAACTTGTTCACCATGGCGGCCTTTAGTTTGAGCTCTACAATTTCTAGAAAACCCGTGACTGATCAAATTCCCATGCTGCATACCTGAACGCACCAGAACTGATGCTGATGCCTTCATGGGCACCAAAACTGATCAATCTCACCGCTGGCAAAGCTTCTCCAAAAAATGGGCAAAACTATCTATGCTTCACCTCTCCTCTGTTCTTCCACCCCTGTTTTGCTTCCTTCATTCTCCAGTAACAGATACTTCGACTGGTGCCAAACAATCTTCCTCATGAAACAGTAGTTGTATGAGAAACCACTGAACCTgcttttttcttccaaatttggATATTGAGTTTTGACAGCATCAAGAAGCCATTGTCTAGCGCCATCAATCAGTGACGCAGACATGGCTGGAAATACTCGAAATATCCACAGAAAACAAAGGAAGACTACCAAGGAAACGGAGCacgaagaaaataaacaaaaaaagaacCAATGGAAGCcacatttcatattttattccatGGGCTTAGGTTGGTGAGGGGAGTACAAGCAGATTCCAGCAAACAAATACAGCCACAATTCTCATGTAATGCacagtaaataaaaaaaaaacagagcctTTCAGTTCCAAACCTAAACTAGAGAACTCCAAAGAGAGAAATCAACAACAACTATAGAAGCAATCTAGTACCAATGCAAACAAAATATAACCTTTGTCATTCTACACCCAAGCATCCAGTCAAAACTTAAAATCCAATGAAGATTAATACATAACAAGAGGATAACGGGAATGAAGGAAGAGTCTACGGAAAGCGTACCTGGAAATGCTCCTTTCTGGTAAGAAAATCCCCGCTGGTATATCGTCTCAGATCTCTTACTCTACTTTGCCGTGCTTCCTTCGTCTCCCTTTCTTCTCTGaatgtcttttcttttctccctcCTTTTGTTCTTATCCATAGTCCTCCTTCTAAAAATTCATAATCATCCTTTTATTTGCATAAAGGAAATTCCTTCCTTATTCACTTCTTGTTGATCCTCTCCGTTAAAGAAACAATCTTTGCCAGCCCACTGTATTTCCTTTAGTGGTGTGTGGATCCCATATGATATGCCTGTTGTATCTTTGAAGAACCTCCTCTTCTTGTGCTCCAGCCGTGCCTTCCTTTCTCGGAGAAAATTCTTCATCCAAAGAAATCCATAGGTCTCCTATCAATCTATTAACCTctttttttgaattgttttctTTCCTTGTCCAAAGTTGCATAAATATCCTCCAAAGATCCCTACATGGCAACCACGAGTTTAGAGAATTCCACCTTCCCATATGAATCTTTTTCTTTACAAACCTAGAATCCCTTTCGTGCGTGATTACCCTCAATATTTGCACTCCATCTACAGCAGTGGACTTTCCTTTGTCAAAATTTTTGGTGATCCTCTTTCCAAATAGCTGGTGGCCGTTTCGTCatgcaagaaataaaataaagataaaaataaaaataaaaataaaataaaaataaagattaaaataaataaatatcatgaaattgaaaatcaaaagaaattttaatcacgcaactaaaaaataaaaatcaaccaCATGCAAGCCATGCAAAAAAGTGAACCATGTAATCATGTAAAAATAcgagccatgcaaccatgcaaaccatgTAGAAACGCCCAAAGGTGACCTAGGGTGTGTCCAAGTGTCCTAGGACgaactaagtgggcctagatAAACCTAGGTGGGCCTATGTGAACTTAGATGTTCTTGGGCAAACTTAGTGGAATCTAATCCTAAAATGCACTTAGGTAAAacctaatctaaacttgaaaGGCGGCTAAGGccagataaatccctcaaccaaagtctccgaggtggcttaTAGAAGGCAAACTGTATGAGTAaaaatgggccaccaaggaactactatggagtATTGAAAGAACACTTAAAGatatgtgctaaagggacaaaatggagggtctacatgTACCGGACTCGGCCGACTTAGTTCGTTCTAGGATGAAGATTGAGAAATGCaaaaggattttctttggttaGGGTTTGGGGAGGGAAAGAGAGAGTATCTTATAAGCTGGATCTAAGTGTGCTTCGAGAAATAAGGCCCTCTTAGAGAAGTGGCTATGGGGGTATCCTAAGGAGAGTATTGCTTTATGGCACAAGGTATTCTTGAGCATCTATGGGACACATTCAAATGGTTGAGATGCCAACATTTTAGTGGAAAATGGGTCAAAAATCCGTTTGTGGGAAGATTTGTGTTGGGGAAATCAACGTTTGGTTGCACAATATTTTTGAGTCTTTACAAACTTTTATCAGTTCAAAATTCTCCTATTTCATTTGTCCTCGGTCTTTCTTCTCCTCTTACTTGAAACTTTAACTTTCAGCCAAACCTTACAGATATAGAGATAGAGGATCTTGAAAGACTCATGTCCATTCCCAATAGTGTTAATCTAACACCGTAATCCCTAGATATGAGACCTTGTTTATTATCACCTTTCAACTTATTTTTGgtcaaatctttttttcttaaccTCATTTGATCATTtaactttagttttcttttctcttgctAATTTCATATGGAAATCAAAAGCTCGGCCAAAGGTCAAGACATTTGCTTCTTTAGTGGCTAACAAGAAGATTAATATCAATGACTTGCTTTAGGTGAGAAGACCATTCAAATCCCTTAGTCTAGATTGTTGACCTTTGTGTATGGTTAGTTGAGAATCAATGGATCACCTTTTTTACATTGTTCGACAACTTTAGAGTTATAATGTAAGCTATTCAAACTAGTAAGTTTGGATTAGGTTCCTTCTAAAAGTGTTAGTGACATGTTGACCATTTCTTTTAGGGGTTTGGGTAGCACTAACTGGGGTAAAGTTCTAGGGCAAATAGCTTGTTTTACATTGATTTGGATAGCACAATGGGAAAGAAATGTAAGGATCTTTGAGGACAATTGGAGGACTTTCAAAATGATATGGGACCTAGTCTACCTCTATCCATATTTTTGGGCCTCTACTACCATAGTTTTCAAAAGTATTCCTCTCAGCATTATTCAACTTGATTGACTTTCAATATGTAGATCAGAAGGGTTAAAATAGCAATGTTGAAACATTTTGATGTCTTTtggattgtttttcttttcctttttttttgatcaaattTTGTATTTAGGGAAAGATTTCTTATCCttcttttgtttactttttcaatgaaaatgttcttcgtttctaataaaaaaaattataagttttgtttatttatttatttttaccagCCATGAAAGTCATGCTGAATATGGAAAAATGCACATTTCCTGGGAAATACTACAATGCTTTTGTCTTTTGGATTTGTTTTATGAAAGTTTTAAAGGATTTTTGTGGgtattatatttggtttcacaTTAATGCAAATCTCTTGGGAATTACAGCAGTGTTTTCATCTTTTGGTTTCCTCTTCCTAAGTtactagtgattttttttttttggtgggtaTTATATTTGTTGCCAGACTAGaatgcattttttaaaaaaaatctgtgGTCGGATTTCTTACTGTCATGGCCTGTAATTTAATGGGTTGACGTGGAACAAACATAAAAACAGGCTGGACCCTGATCAAAGTCGGATGCTGTGATATCCAGTTGCTGTGGTGTACAGCATCTTCCAACTTTTTGTGTGATGTAAAATGGAACTGTTGCATTTTACTGTAGCTTATAGGCTTCAAATATTAGCCTTAATTGGCAACAAATCTTACCACATTTTTTGCAATTTGGTTTCTGCGGAGCTTTCTGTGTAATCTTTGCAAATGGTTGTGGAGGAAAATTCTTAAGATTTTCTGTGTCTATTACAGGGAGAGCAGTTAAAACAAAGGAACGTTATAGAGCTTGTAGATGAATCTCCAGCTCCTTTGCTTGGTTCTACAAAGTAAGCTTTGTTGTATTTCTTTAGATTTACCTTGATTTATATTTCAATAAGTACTTGCTTACTTCTCTCAGGAACACAATTGAGCTCAAGAAACAAGATGCATTCGAAGTTCCAAGATGCATTGACACCCGTATGGATGGAGTTTTTCCTGCCAAAAAGTCTAGGTTTAGGATGCTTTCTGGAAAAGAAAATGCTAAGGTACAATActttttcatctaaaattgatttattatcaAGTATGTTTACTGTAACATGTTAGAACTGTCAAATCACTAATCTGTCAAGATCTTGAATGTGCCATGCAATTTACCATGCATTATTTCTGtcttaatttattcaattttttaatatatgcaCGAAGATATTTCAGCTGCGCCAGCTGGCTGCTTGAAGAATATCTGTGTTTCTTTGAATTCAGTTGTCAAGAGTCATCCACAACTTTCATGGTATACATTTCCAGGACGGTGTACCTTGTttataattgataaattgtttgcttttttcttatttattcaatttcttATTTCTATCAGTCCAGAGAATACTGTGGTTTCAGCTGCAGTTTCCAAAGATGGTACAAGGCAAGATTGTGAATATGCTGAAAAGTGCAGTCAAAGCACATTTTGTAGTGTGGCTGAATTATCACTTGGTAGTGAGAGGATATCTGAAATGGCTGTTGTTGATATGGTATTTTTGTTAGCATTTTCCCCTTTTATTTACTTGAAGAAAGTTCTGTGTCAAAatataaatctatttattttcacAGGATAAAGCATTAAAAGGCCTGGTTGCCTGTGAACCCCGTGCTTTTTCTGGTTTAGCTGCTGATTCTTCTGAAAAGTTCGACAATTTTACTTCAATCTCTTCTGGCCATTTCTGCTCTGAATTTCATATTCCTGGGCAGAAGGCCCCACTGGATTTTACATTAAAAACTAATATGCAGATAGTGTCTTCTTCCTCTGTGAACTGGTGAGTGTGCTGGTATGTTCTGTGTTGTTGGTTCTCATCACAGTTACACATCTTGCCCATTTCTAGAGATTGTTTTGTTTGCTTTAAGGGTGAAAAATAATGCTTCCTCATCTTTACTCTATTTTCAtctggaatttttttttggacGTGATCTGATGCATGAAACTGGTGTTGAACTTAAGCCATTCACTTGAGAAGCCTAGATAAGGGTTTTTGGTGGTTTAGGATGACTACCATAAAATACATTCTATGAAAAACAATGTAGCATCAACAAGTCTGTTGTATTtttgggaggattcctcatccttcttttgtgtTCCTTTATACTTAATACATTtattgtttctgataaaaaaatatatatcctcAAAAAGCAGGATACAATCACAAGGACACAATAACATATCAATATATACTTTTATATATGCATTGGAGATGCTCTTACTATGtgatatctttttcttttttttaaaatgcttttacTGTGCTCATTCTTATCATgccaaatgtttttttattttcttttttaagatttAATGTTTTATCAAGATTATACCAGGCTTAACTGCAGGTAAATGATATGTTGTTGCTGTGACTTATTTAAATAGATTTCCTTATGTCATTGGATGAGGTTTTCAGAAACATGTAACACAATAAATAGTGCatacaaaatttattaacaATGCAGTCACATACGcaaaaacaaaattactaaTTGGACAACTACATAAATTGACTGAGGATATGGTCTTTAAATACGTAATTGCACTTGAGTGGTTTGGAGAATGATGACTGGCAGTGCgtccatttgttttttttttttttttgataggtaagattTGACTAACTTGTATGCCTAAACTTGATTACTCATTTATATTGGTTATTCCCTTCAAATTAAATGGCATGTCCGG
This region of Vitis vinifera cultivar Pinot Noir 40024 chromosome 5, ASM3070453v1 genomic DNA includes:
- the LOC104877384 gene encoding uncharacterized protein LOC104877384 isoform X1; its protein translation is MVKEDQHKESCFKTILPVFFFIIPLLIHWTMLIFYSNYFDSMAKTRGKQHLYGWILWNRGHQWNCYILNSVERLASAVLRFLGFQYFRIVWQRLLRLVLYLLTLRFGGGSGKVGAGVKRKTPSELRGEQLKQRNVIELVDESPAPLLGSTKNTIELKKQDAFEVPRCIDTRMDGVFPAKKSRFRMLSGKENAKIFQLRQLAA
- the LOC104877384 gene encoding uncharacterized protein LOC104877384 isoform X2, coding for MVKEDQHKESCFKTILPVFFFIIPLLIHWTMLIFYSNYFDSMAKTRGKQHLYGWILWNRGHQWNCYILNSVERLASAVLRFLGFQYFRIVWQRLLRLVLYLLTLRFGGGSGKVGAGVKRKTPSELRGEQLKQRNVIELVDESPAPLLGSTKNTIELKKQDAFEVPRCIDTRMDGVFPAKKSRFRMLSGKENAKLRQLAA